One window of Phycisphaeraceae bacterium genomic DNA carries:
- the lnt gene encoding apolipoprotein N-acyltransferase, whose amino-acid sequence MNSAPSSSAHADDTRRLSGARAMIRGAVCGLAYALLYGLSLPSAGGPQVFLWVLALLAPFPLGWCALVPGNLRYRALGAAIGSIPLWSYTHWWISDVSMLGFPPLVLVLSLYTGMFVLIFGTVMRKHPKLPIWIMLPIAWACAEMLRGRIIMGGYPWYFLGVPTIDSSAFRLFGSLGGIYFVGAMACVPSAIALSIWHNRKRAPQSQPLRKKLVCRALIGLCLAGVPLILAVDSIGAWILRQETLTQFPRSTVIILQTNLPMSQKMQWKAIDRARDLERYIDMTKRAIENATTIKPFVAEFDDGTTRTFESQDPPKSPHPPVQMIIWPETMFPGLTLSPDAVRVQREANMGWKFDDGTQLPETWWHDRLVQFQQEVGIPIVIGAVSIENLRAVQNNPKRDWDFDRMGNAAFLIEHGEVQPVHYDKLKLTPFGEEMPIISRWEWLEKQLLAFGASGMSFDLDRGRSAVTLPHTDIEADEPLQQSVQLATPICFEATVPEVCRRLVRSGRWKSESGRAIMVNLTNDGWFGDSDRARAWHLLHARWRCVELGTPMIRAANTGTSTVINEFGLLQPPMVIESDNPKYQLDLPRDEHSMPRDHKRIPAQEFCALAYDWPVYQHNTLYYFTGNIWGWGCVGVTALLLVPKRKRDAKA is encoded by the coding sequence ATGAACTCCGCGCCGTCATCCTCTGCACATGCCGATGACACACGCCGATTGTCCGGTGCACGCGCCATGATACGGGGCGCTGTGTGCGGGCTTGCGTACGCGCTGCTGTACGGTCTCTCGCTTCCAAGTGCTGGTGGCCCGCAGGTGTTCCTGTGGGTTCTGGCGCTGCTGGCTCCTTTCCCACTCGGATGGTGCGCGCTCGTCCCGGGAAATCTTCGCTATCGCGCACTGGGAGCTGCGATCGGCTCAATCCCGTTGTGGTCGTACACGCACTGGTGGATCAGCGACGTGTCGATGCTGGGATTTCCGCCATTGGTGCTGGTGCTGTCGCTATACACGGGGATGTTCGTGCTGATCTTCGGCACGGTGATGCGCAAGCATCCGAAACTGCCGATCTGGATCATGCTTCCGATCGCGTGGGCGTGTGCAGAGATGCTGCGAGGACGCATCATCATGGGCGGGTACCCGTGGTACTTTCTCGGCGTGCCGACGATTGATTCGAGCGCGTTCCGGCTCTTCGGTTCGCTCGGCGGCATCTACTTTGTTGGCGCTATGGCGTGTGTGCCGAGTGCGATTGCACTGTCAATCTGGCACAACCGCAAACGTGCGCCACAAAGCCAACCTTTAAGAAAGAAACTCGTGTGTCGTGCATTGATCGGGCTGTGCCTTGCTGGTGTTCCATTGATACTCGCGGTCGACTCGATCGGCGCGTGGATTCTCAGACAGGAGACGCTCACACAGTTTCCACGCTCGACCGTCATCATTCTGCAAACAAATCTTCCCATGTCGCAGAAGATGCAGTGGAAAGCGATCGATCGTGCGCGCGACCTTGAACGCTACATTGACATGACGAAGCGTGCCATCGAGAACGCAACAACCATCAAGCCCTTTGTTGCCGAGTTTGACGACGGAACAACCAGGACGTTCGAGTCACAAGATCCACCCAAGTCACCGCATCCCCCCGTCCAGATGATCATCTGGCCCGAGACCATGTTCCCCGGGCTCACGCTCTCGCCGGACGCGGTGCGTGTGCAACGCGAAGCCAACATGGGCTGGAAGTTCGACGATGGAACGCAGCTTCCCGAGACATGGTGGCACGACAGACTTGTCCAGTTCCAGCAGGAAGTTGGTATCCCCATTGTGATTGGTGCTGTGAGCATCGAGAATCTTCGTGCGGTGCAGAACAACCCGAAGCGGGACTGGGACTTTGACCGAATGGGCAACGCTGCGTTTCTTATCGAGCACGGCGAGGTGCAGCCGGTTCACTACGACAAGCTGAAGCTCACGCCGTTCGGCGAGGAGATGCCGATCATCTCGCGCTGGGAGTGGCTGGAAAAACAACTGCTCGCGTTCGGCGCCAGCGGCATGTCATTCGATCTCGATCGCGGGCGTTCGGCTGTCACCCTCCCACACACCGATATCGAAGCGGACGAGCCGTTGCAGCAGAGCGTCCAGCTTGCAACACCGATCTGCTTCGAGGCAACCGTGCCCGAGGTCTGCCGAAGACTCGTTCGATCCGGGCGATGGAAGAGCGAGTCCGGACGTGCGATCATGGTGAACCTGACCAACGATGGGTGGTTCGGCGACAGTGATCGCGCGCGTGCGTGGCATCTGCTCCACGCGCGATGGCGCTGCGTCGAACTCGGCACGCCGATGATCCGTGCTGCAAACACCGGCACGAGTACCGTAATCAACGAGTTCGGTCTGCTGCAGCCTCCCATGGTAATCGAGTCCGACAATCCCAAGTATCAACTTGATCTGCCCAGAGACGAGCACAGCATGCCACGCGATCACAAACGGATTCCCGCTCAAGAGTTTTGCGCACTCGCGTACGACTGGCCTGTTTACCAGCACAACACGCTGTACTACTTCACAGGGAACATCTGGGGCTGGGGATGTGTGGGTGTGACTGCGCTGCTGCTTGTTCCAAAGCGGAAACGCGACGCAAAGGCGTAA
- a CDS encoding YcfL family protein — protein sequence MTHTRLMTTGCAIVMIAGLSACAPNPKAPASAGADLLSVDAYPKITVDPPLNKYIVTRGPIVDASRSILRVVVPVRATTNSTEPNVQYRFLFYDDNGIELRQQTGWRMVQLPVRTEVQLTGTALDNTATDWRLEIRPGR from the coding sequence ATGACACATACACGTTTGATGACAACCGGGTGCGCGATTGTAATGATCGCAGGGCTCAGCGCATGCGCGCCGAATCCCAAAGCGCCGGCTTCTGCTGGGGCCGACCTGCTGAGTGTCGACGCGTATCCGAAGATCACCGTCGATCCGCCACTGAACAAGTACATCGTGACGCGCGGCCCGATCGTCGACGCATCGCGAAGCATCCTGCGCGTCGTTGTGCCTGTCCGTGCAACAACCAACTCAACGGAGCCGAACGTGCAGTACCGGTTCCTGTTCTATGACGATAACGGAATCGAACTGCGACAGCAAACGGGCTGGCGCATGGTGCAGTTGCCCGTGCGGACCGAGGTCCAACTCACCGGCACCGCTCTCGACAACACCGCGACCGACTGGCGCCTGGAAATCAGACCGGGGCGCTAA
- a CDS encoding immunoglobulin domain-containing protein has protein sequence MKKMLCVIAGCIFFAVATLPSRAQTVVNFGPKKTYLHCNQDPNANDPLIINLGSSGFFVGERIRIRTLGAFLWNSGNPLLTGSDATAIFSSTTNILNKPQPDRVPDKIPCGAPQFTTPLTFHGGESTNIDHDFRCTDIIVKIPPGAGGSVPYLVCSPYDEFFGDNVHEPNNTFQIEISHQPPTSVSVGASSTLVCPGSSITLTANGGDGGTIRWYASSTCSGTQLGTGSSINVIVNGSGTITARSVSPSGLTSNCANVSIDVIQPPTAPTAVQPPPTCVGQTVLLRATNTGGNTVYWYNSCGGAQVGIGATLPVQATAGATYVARTRNSCNQFSLCSNQITLSTLPPPASVTIAPTVTSVCEGQPVTLTAFGTSGQQVRWYRNSNCSGTPFATGPVVQDFPTTTTTYTAHTNAGQCGVGPCSNAVTVSVNTSVNAGQTVPQNALGCPGGSVTFSVNPVGSPPYSFQWLFEGSPITPGAGISGINTSMLQLQNTQLSQAGMYSCRVTSVCGVDISTPGELRTCYADCDCNLTLNIFDYVCYGNAYANADPYADCDGSGTLNIFDYICFGNEYSAGCQ, from the coding sequence ATGAAGAAAATGCTCTGTGTCATTGCGGGATGCATTTTTTTTGCAGTTGCAACGCTTCCTTCCCGCGCCCAGACCGTTGTGAACTTTGGGCCAAAGAAAACATATTTACACTGCAATCAGGACCCGAATGCGAACGATCCACTGATTATCAATCTAGGCTCATCGGGCTTCTTTGTTGGTGAGCGCATCCGGATTCGCACACTCGGTGCTTTTCTCTGGAACTCGGGCAATCCTTTGCTTACCGGCTCGGACGCGACCGCTATTTTCTCGTCGACAACCAACATTCTGAACAAGCCACAACCGGATCGAGTGCCCGACAAGATTCCGTGCGGAGCACCACAGTTCACGACGCCACTCACGTTCCACGGCGGCGAATCGACGAATATCGATCATGATTTTCGTTGCACTGACATCATCGTCAAGATTCCGCCGGGAGCCGGTGGCAGTGTGCCGTATCTGGTGTGTTCACCGTACGACGAGTTTTTCGGCGACAACGTGCATGAGCCAAACAACACTTTTCAGATTGAAATTAGCCATCAACCGCCGACATCGGTTTCCGTCGGAGCATCATCAACGCTCGTGTGCCCGGGATCAAGTATCACGCTGACAGCAAACGGTGGAGATGGCGGAACAATCCGCTGGTATGCAAGCAGCACGTGCAGCGGCACACAGCTGGGTACAGGATCAAGCATTAACGTCATTGTAAACGGATCTGGCACAATCACAGCACGCTCGGTCTCGCCCAGCGGATTAACAAGCAACTGTGCAAACGTGTCCATCGATGTTATCCAGCCGCCGACCGCTCCGACTGCCGTTCAACCACCCCCAACGTGTGTTGGGCAGACTGTGCTGCTTCGTGCGACAAACACGGGAGGCAACACGGTGTACTGGTACAACTCCTGTGGCGGCGCACAGGTTGGGATTGGAGCAACACTGCCCGTGCAGGCGACTGCTGGTGCAACCTATGTTGCGCGCACTCGCAACTCATGTAATCAGTTCAGCCTATGCTCTAATCAGATCACGCTTAGCACACTGCCACCACCGGCATCAGTAACGATTGCGCCAACAGTGACAAGTGTCTGCGAAGGCCAACCGGTGACATTGACAGCGTTTGGGACCAGCGGGCAGCAGGTGCGCTGGTATCGAAATTCGAACTGCTCGGGGACACCGTTTGCAACCGGGCCTGTGGTTCAGGACTTCCCAACAACAACCACAACATACACTGCGCACACCAATGCCGGGCAATGCGGAGTCGGTCCGTGCTCGAATGCCGTGACTGTAAGTGTGAATACGTCCGTGAACGCGGGGCAGACGGTACCACAGAATGCTCTTGGTTGTCCGGGCGGATCAGTGACATTCTCTGTCAACCCTGTTGGCTCGCCGCCGTACTCGTTCCAGTGGCTCTTTGAGGGAAGCCCGATTACCCCGGGAGCAGGTATTTCCGGTATCAACACAAGCATGTTGCAGCTGCAGAACACTCAGTTATCCCAGGCTGGCATGTACTCATGCCGAGTGACCAGTGTGTGCGGCGTTGATATAAGTACGCCCGGTGAACTTCGAACATGTTATGCCGATTGCGACTGCAATCTGACACTCAATATCTTTGACTACGTCTGCTACGGCAACGCGTATGCAAATGCTGATCCATATGCCGATTGTGATGGCAGCGGAACGCTCAACATCTTTGATTACATCTGCTTTGGCAACGAGTATTCGGCGGGGTGCCAGTAA
- a CDS encoding DUF2179 domain-containing protein, with amino-acid sequence MDIPAWAIPLLIFSARICDVSIGTVRMIMVFSGHRIASAALGFIEVTIWVLAISSVIKYVNNPLNVLAFAGGFATGTLVGMSVEKKLALGFRVVRVINPKPEASLAAALREKGHAATRVDGEDRTGPVEIVFLTVKRKTVDALVSQIGALAPDAYVSIERAERVSTGIGPFADQPVGAMRSRWMPTRK; translated from the coding sequence TCAGTGCCCGCATCTGCGATGTGTCCATCGGCACCGTCCGCATGATCATGGTCTTCTCGGGCCATCGCATCGCATCGGCTGCGCTCGGGTTTATCGAGGTCACGATCTGGGTGCTGGCGATCTCCAGTGTGATCAAATATGTGAACAACCCTTTAAACGTCCTCGCGTTCGCTGGCGGGTTTGCAACCGGCACACTCGTTGGCATGTCTGTCGAGAAAAAGCTGGCGCTTGGATTCCGCGTCGTTCGTGTGATCAATCCCAAACCCGAAGCCAGCCTCGCTGCTGCGTTGCGAGAGAAGGGTCATGCAGCAACGCGGGTGGATGGCGAGGACAGGACGGGACCTGTCGAAATTGTGTTCCTGACGGTCAAGCGCAAGACGGTTGACGCGCTGGTCTCACAGATCGGCGCGCTCGCACCGGATGCGTATGTATCGATCGAGCGAGCAGAACGCGTGTCGACAGGGATCGGCCCGTTTGCGGACCAACCCGTCGGTGCAATGCGCAGCCGATGGATGCCGACTCGGAAATAA
- a CDS encoding acetyl-CoA carboxylase carboxyltransferase subunit beta, which yields MTQLAPRTWTDVKQAKRAAIPEGLWLRCPDCSQMIYRKQMEANLHVCPECEHHFRIGAVERVRQLADTGSFVRMFGNLESADPLKFRDLKAYPDRIKAEQIKTGRTDAIVAGTAFIKGRSAMLACLDLEFMMGSMGSVVGETLTRSIEHATKENLPLIVVSCSGGARMQEAGLSLMQMAKTSAALARLDDEGGLFISVLTDPTTGGVTASFAMLGDVILAEPKALIGFAGPRVIRQTIRQELPEGFQRSEFLLGGGMVDRVVKRDQLRTEIARIIDYSGR from the coding sequence ATGACACAACTCGCCCCGCGTACATGGACAGACGTCAAGCAGGCCAAGCGAGCCGCAATCCCGGAAGGGCTCTGGCTTCGCTGCCCCGACTGCTCACAGATGATCTATCGCAAGCAGATGGAAGCAAATCTCCACGTCTGCCCGGAGTGTGAGCACCACTTCCGCATCGGCGCTGTCGAACGCGTCCGCCAACTCGCGGACACCGGATCGTTCGTCCGCATGTTCGGGAATCTTGAATCTGCCGACCCACTCAAGTTCCGCGATCTGAAGGCCTATCCCGATCGCATCAAAGCGGAACAGATCAAGACAGGACGCACCGACGCGATCGTCGCGGGCACCGCGTTCATCAAAGGTCGCAGCGCGATGCTCGCATGCCTCGATCTTGAGTTCATGATGGGATCGATGGGGTCGGTCGTCGGCGAGACGCTGACCCGCTCTATCGAGCACGCAACCAAAGAAAACCTGCCGTTGATCGTCGTGTCGTGCTCCGGCGGCGCACGCATGCAGGAGGCTGGACTCAGTCTTATGCAGATGGCAAAGACCAGCGCAGCTCTTGCAAGGCTTGACGACGAGGGCGGACTGTTCATCTCAGTCCTGACCGACCCGACCACCGGCGGCGTGACAGCGTCGTTTGCCATGCTGGGTGACGTGATCCTTGCTGAGCCCAAGGCGCTCATCGGGTTCGCCGGCCCGCGCGTGATCCGCCAGACCATCCGCCAGGAACTGCCCGAGGGGTTCCAGCGGTCCGAGTTCCTGCTCGGCGGCGGCATGGTTGATCGCGTGGTCAAACGTGACCAACTCCGAACCGAGATCGCGCGCATCATCGACTACTCTGGTCGATGA